In a single window of the Dreissena polymorpha isolate Duluth1 chromosome 3, UMN_Dpol_1.0, whole genome shotgun sequence genome:
- the LOC127870945 gene encoding lysosome membrane protein 2-like gives MACKPKTRIAVACGVGWFLLILGACLIPILEWVVKKKVERTVIIRTDSPVYAFWQDPPVPIYLQLYMFNVTNPIEFIQEGKRPFLQEVGPYTYSERRVKYDIKFNPNGTVTYRQNRTFQFILEKSGKGLSEDDIYCTANPVYWSLYNALKYEYPLVRETIYIATQLFDEHPLMYRPFKELIWGYHDPLLNVTKAIDPKWFYTDFIGFFMNKNNTNDGVYTVFTGETDIMKLGTIDKYNGSSYLNFWSTVWANMINGTDGTLGPPYLPKDTVTHVFSSDICRSVPGMYSRDVSSSQGIKLWRFIGPTSSLQNATENPDNAGFCTPKDNCLGAGLNNITNCQGVDFFNLPSATSLPHFLHADPRYLHAVVGLSPNEKLHETTLDIEPYTGLVLQANKRLQVNVHLEPIANVPETLNITTVFLPIMWLDENAAIDDASAKKLEDLLFTPLKLILGLEIGLMVLGVVVLTASIIYCVKKKLENSEERRPLVQPNEYVDYDAPPQATGGNTVTYGGTNPILTGGGDGDNTVDRSAGTVRKV, from the exons ACTGTGATAATCAGGACAGACAGTCCGGTGTACGCATTCTGGCAAGATCCTCCGGTGCCGATATATCTGCAACTCTACATGTTCAATGTGACCAATCCAATAGAGTTCATACAGGAGGGAAAAAGGCCGTTCTTGCAGGAAGTAGGGCCATATACATACAG CGAAAGACGAGTGAAGTATGATATAAAGTTCAATCCTAACGGAACAGTAACGTATCGACAAAATCGAACATTCCAATTCATACTGGAAAAGTCTGGAAAAGGTCTGTCCGAAGATGATATTTACTGCACGGCCAATCCAGTCTACTGG TCACTGTACAATGCACTCAAATACGAGTACCCATTGGTAAGGGAAACCATTTACATCGCAACCCAGTTATTCGATGAACATCCGCTGATGTATCGCCCTTTTAAAGAATTGATCTGGGGCTATCACGACCCACTGCTCAACGTTACAAAGGCCATAGACCCTAAATGGTTTTACACAGATTTTATTGGGTTCTTTATGAAT aaaaataatacaaatgatgGAGTGTACACAGTGTTCACTGGAGAAACTGACATTATGAAGCTGGGTACCATTGATAAATATAATGGATCAAG TTACTTGAATTTTTGGAGCACAGTATGGGCCAATATGATCAATGGAACTG ATGGTACCTTGGGCCCGCCATATCTTCCAAAAGACACGGTGACGCATGTGTTTTCATCTGATATTTGCAG gAGTGTCCCGGGCATGTATTCGAGAGACGTAAGTTCAAGTCAAGGGATTAAGCTCTGGAGGTTCATAGGACCCACTAGTTCCCTGCAAAACGCCACCGAAAATCCTGACAATGCTGGTTTCTGTACGCCCAAGGATAACTGTCTTGGTGCTGGGCTCAATAACATCACAAACTGCCAGGGAG TGGACTTTTTCAACCTGCCCTCGGCCACATCGCTGCCCCATTTCCTGCACGCTGACCCCCGATACCTCCATGCCGTGGTAGGACTGTCCCCCAATGAAAAGTTGCACGAAACCACCCTTGACATTGAGCCA TACACAGGTTTGGTCTTACAAGCCAACAAACGACTACAGGTGAATGTGCATCTAGAGCCAATAGCCAATGTCCC GGAAACCCTCAACATCACAACTGTATTCTTGCCAATCATGTGGCTTGACGAG AATGCAGCCATTGATGATGCAAGTGCCAAAAAACTGGAGGATCTGCTTTTCACACCCTTGAAATTAATCCTTGGTCTTGAGATTGGGTTAATGGTGCTAGGAGTTGTCGTGCTGACAGCTTCAATCATTTATTGTGTAAAGAAAAAGCTAGAAAACTCGGAGGAAAGAAGG CCTCTGGTCCAACCTAATGAATACGTGGATTATGATGCACCGCCTCAAGCTACAGGGGGAAATACAGTCACCTATGGCGGAACAAATCCGATCTTGACTGGAGGTGGTGATGGCGATAATACTGTTGATAGAAGCGCTGGGACTGTGAGAAAAGTATAA